The Streptomyces avermitilis MA-4680 = NBRC 14893 genome contains a region encoding:
- a CDS encoding TetR/AcrR family transcriptional regulator, whose translation MSIQTRRERERAERERLIITAARELAETEGWDAVTTRRLAAEIEYSQPVLYSHFKGKDAIMAAVAVQGFAELAVELSAARAAADGTHGTLAAVATAYAAFAERRPALYDAMFTHAVDLPFATPEAPAALQGAFAGLLHAVEPLAGDDDPGLLTETFWSGLHGLVTLMRSGRLPREAHARRLTLLIDRFTPPR comes from the coding sequence GACGCGTCGGGAACGCGAACGAGCGGAGCGCGAGCGGCTGATCATCACCGCCGCGCGGGAGCTGGCCGAGACCGAGGGCTGGGACGCGGTGACCACGCGTCGCCTCGCCGCCGAGATCGAGTACAGCCAGCCCGTCCTCTACAGCCACTTCAAGGGCAAGGACGCCATCATGGCCGCCGTCGCCGTGCAGGGCTTCGCCGAGCTGGCGGTCGAACTGAGCGCGGCCCGCGCCGCGGCGGACGGCACGCACGGGACCCTCGCCGCCGTCGCCACGGCCTACGCCGCGTTCGCCGAGCGCCGCCCGGCCCTGTACGACGCGATGTTCACCCACGCCGTCGACCTGCCGTTCGCGACACCCGAGGCGCCCGCCGCCCTCCAGGGCGCGTTCGCCGGGCTGCTGCACGCCGTCGAACCGCTCGCCGGCGACGACGACCCGGGCCTGCTCACCGAGACCTTCTGGAGCGGTCTGCACGGCCTGGTCACGCTCATGCGCAGCGGCCGCCTGCCCCGCGAGGCCCATGCCCGCCGCCTCACCCTCCTGATCGACCGCTTCACACCGCCCCGGTGA
- a CDS encoding acyl-CoA synthetase, which translates to MSSLFPALSGGAAERRPALRFGDRALTYAELAAAAGCLAARISGSGRVAVWATPTLETAVGVVAALLAGVPAVPLNPRSGESELGHILADSAPSLILAAAGDELPSAVRGLERVDVEVNAPAAGAPAPATGSVTDDAPALIVYTSGTTGPPKGAVLPRHAIATTLDALADAWQWTADDVLVHALPLFHVHGLILGILGPLRRGGSVRHLGRFGTDGVARELNDGATMVFGVPTMYHRIAEALPDDPGLAKALGRARLLVSGSAALPVHDHERIAAATGRRVIERYGMTETLMNTSVRADGEPRAGTVGVPLPGVQLRLVEEDGSPVPSCDGESVGEIQVRGPNLFTEYLNRPDATAAAFTEDGWFRTGDMAVRDADGYVRIVGRKATDLIKSGGYKIGAGEIENALLEHPGVREVAVTGEPDDDLGERIVAWVVPADPGTPPDADELAGHVARRLAPHKRPRTVRFLDSLPRNDMGKIMKRALPQGSGH; encoded by the coding sequence GTGTCCTCCCTCTTCCCGGCCCTGTCAGGCGGTGCGGCCGAGCGGCGGCCCGCCCTGCGTTTCGGCGACCGCGCACTGACCTACGCGGAACTCGCCGCGGCCGCGGGTTGTCTGGCGGCCCGGATCAGCGGCTCGGGGCGGGTCGCCGTCTGGGCGACCCCCACTCTGGAGACCGCCGTCGGCGTCGTGGCCGCGCTGCTCGCCGGGGTGCCCGCCGTACCGCTCAACCCCAGGTCGGGAGAGAGCGAGCTCGGGCACATCCTCGCCGACAGCGCGCCGTCCCTGATCCTGGCCGCGGCCGGGGACGAACTCCCGTCCGCCGTACGGGGACTGGAGCGCGTCGACGTCGAGGTGAACGCACCCGCCGCCGGCGCCCCCGCCCCGGCCACCGGGAGCGTCACGGACGACGCCCCCGCGCTCATCGTCTACACCTCCGGCACCACCGGCCCGCCCAAGGGTGCCGTCCTCCCCCGCCACGCCATCGCCACGACCCTGGACGCGCTGGCCGACGCCTGGCAGTGGACCGCCGACGACGTCCTCGTGCATGCGCTGCCCCTGTTCCATGTGCACGGGCTGATCCTGGGCATCCTCGGTCCGCTGCGCCGCGGCGGCTCCGTACGGCACCTCGGGCGGTTCGGCACGGACGGTGTGGCGCGCGAGCTGAACGACGGCGCGACCATGGTCTTCGGCGTCCCCACCATGTACCACCGGATCGCCGAAGCCCTCCCCGACGACCCCGGGCTGGCCAAGGCGCTGGGCCGGGCCCGGCTGCTGGTCTCCGGTTCCGCCGCGTTGCCCGTCCACGACCACGAGCGGATCGCCGCCGCGACCGGGCGCCGGGTCATCGAGCGGTACGGCATGACAGAGACCCTCATGAACACCAGCGTCCGCGCGGACGGAGAACCGCGCGCCGGTACCGTCGGCGTGCCGCTGCCGGGCGTCCAGCTGCGGCTGGTCGAGGAGGACGGCTCGCCCGTCCCGTCCTGCGACGGCGAGAGCGTCGGCGAGATCCAGGTCCGCGGCCCGAACCTCTTCACCGAGTACCTCAACCGGCCCGACGCCACCGCCGCCGCGTTCACCGAGGACGGCTGGTTCCGCACCGGCGACATGGCGGTGCGCGACGCCGACGGGTACGTACGCATCGTGGGCCGCAAGGCCACCGACCTCATCAAGAGCGGTGGCTACAAGATCGGCGCCGGCGAGATCGAGAACGCGCTCCTGGAGCACCCAGGGGTGCGCGAGGTGGCCGTCACCGGGGAGCCCGACGACGATCTGGGCGAGCGGATCGTCGCCTGGGTGGTGCCCGCGGACCCCGGCACCCCGCCGGACGCCGACGAGCTGGCCGGCCATGTGGCCCGCCGCCTCGCCCCGCACAAGCGGCCCCGGACCGTGCGCTTCCTCGACTCGCTGCCCCGCAACGACATGGGGAAGATCATGAAGCGGGCGCTGCCGCAGGGAAGCGGGCACTGA
- a CDS encoding rod shape-determining protein has protein sequence MTVSLDRLRRCHFAVDLGAARTRVYVKGAGLVVDQPSAAAINTRTGALIAVGEFAEKMTGRTPAYIRVVRPVSGGTVVDIEMAQRMLRHLLGEKLRRALRRKPRLRAAACTPHDADPLAQRATIETLVGLGARRVELVDTLVAAAVGCGLPVERPEASMIMVCGAAATQIAVLSLGSIVTADRIPVGGEAVDHAIVQHLRHQHELMLPSQSVRPLQIALSGNGLTPHGPTSTEIHGRDVATGLARSVLVDTAAVRNAIQTPLTAVLDGIGKVLRDCPPDLVADLADRGIMMVGGSALLPGLDQMLRQATGMPVSIAERPDVCAIQGLGAMLEGRIEPLLLERVAG, from the coding sequence ATGACCGTCAGTCTGGACCGACTGCGCCGCTGTCACTTCGCCGTCGACCTCGGGGCCGCCAGGACCCGTGTCTATGTGAAGGGCGCCGGGCTGGTCGTGGACCAGCCGAGTGCCGCCGCGATCAACACGCGGACCGGCGCGCTGATCGCGGTCGGGGAGTTCGCCGAGAAGATGACGGGGCGTACGCCCGCATACATCCGGGTCGTGCGGCCCGTGTCCGGCGGTACCGTCGTCGACATCGAGATGGCCCAGCGCATGCTGCGTCATCTGCTCGGCGAGAAGCTCCGCCGTGCCCTGCGCCGCAAGCCCCGGCTGCGGGCCGCCGCCTGCACCCCGCACGACGCCGATCCGCTGGCCCAGCGCGCGACGATCGAGACGCTGGTCGGGCTCGGCGCGCGGCGGGTCGAACTGGTCGACACGCTCGTCGCCGCCGCCGTGGGGTGCGGGCTGCCCGTCGAGCGGCCCGAGGCGTCGATGATCATGGTGTGCGGGGCCGCGGCCACCCAGATCGCGGTGCTGTCGCTGGGGTCCATCGTGACCGCCGACCGGATCCCCGTGGGCGGCGAGGCCGTCGACCACGCGATCGTGCAGCATCTGCGGCACCAGCACGAGCTGATGCTGCCGAGTCAGTCCGTACGGCCGCTCCAGATCGCCTTGTCCGGGAACGGGCTCACGCCCCACGGGCCGACCTCGACCGAGATCCACGGACGCGACGTGGCCACCGGGCTCGCCCGTTCCGTGCTGGTCGACACCGCCGCCGTACGCAACGCCATCCAGACCCCGCTCACGGCCGTGCTCGACGGCATCGGCAAGGTGCTGCGGGACTGCCCGCCCGACCTGGTGGCCGACCTCGCCGACCGCGGGATCATGATGGTGGGCGGCAGTGCCCTGCTGCCGGGGCTCGACCAGATGCTGCGGCAGGCAACCGGTATGCCGGTGTCCATCGCCGAGCGGCCCGACGTATGCGCCATACAGGGTCTCGGGGCCATGCTGGAGGGCCGGATCGAGCCGCTGCTCCTCGAACGGGTCGCCGGCTGA
- a CDS encoding carboxyl transferase domain-containing protein, protein MADRLSAREAIALLSDDFDRLPVAEGAYAPDGPLSWQGYDASRARATERTGEDESVVCGRARIDGTPAVLIAFEFGFLGGSLGERTGDRLEAAYTYARAHRLPVVSLVATGGSRMQEGMLALTQLQRVARQSALTRAAGLPQLAVLRDPTTGGGWATLGAGADVVLALPGVQVGFAGSRVRPPDADPAAYTAQAQLAAGSIDAVVRPQELRETVGLWLALLTAPSTEPAPPPPALGTSDRLPDTGWSAVQRARSPERPRAQAYLDAYFTRRAAIAGDRCGGTDDGMLCGFGFSSGSGSGSGSGEHGGRVVAYAAQTGTATRPAGYRTATRLIRLADRLGIPVLTLVDTPGAANDAEAERQGVGAAIAELFGAVATARTPLTTLLIGEGGSGGALALAAPGNTWATPDSYFSVIAPELAAAILKRPPEEAPGTADQLRVRPQDLVALGVVRGIVPGGAATSPPPPG, encoded by the coding sequence ATGGCTGACCGGCTCTCGGCCCGCGAAGCCATCGCCCTCCTCAGCGACGACTTCGACCGGCTCCCCGTCGCGGAAGGCGCGTACGCACCCGACGGCCCCCTGTCCTGGCAGGGCTACGACGCCTCGCGCGCCCGCGCCACCGAGCGCACCGGCGAGGACGAGTCCGTCGTCTGCGGCCGGGCGAGGATCGACGGCACCCCGGCGGTGCTGATCGCGTTCGAGTTCGGCTTCCTCGGCGGCTCGCTCGGCGAGCGCACCGGGGACCGGCTGGAGGCGGCGTACACCTACGCCAGGGCGCACCGGCTGCCCGTGGTCTCGCTCGTCGCGACGGGCGGCAGCCGGATGCAGGAGGGGATGCTCGCGCTCACCCAACTCCAGCGCGTGGCACGGCAGTCGGCGCTCACCCGCGCGGCCGGGCTGCCGCAGCTCGCGGTCCTGCGGGATCCGACGACGGGCGGCGGCTGGGCCACGCTGGGCGCGGGCGCCGATGTCGTCCTGGCCCTGCCGGGCGTCCAGGTCGGCTTCGCCGGCTCCCGGGTCCGCCCGCCCGACGCGGATCCGGCCGCGTACACGGCTCAGGCACAGCTGGCGGCGGGCTCGATCGACGCGGTCGTCCGGCCTCAGGAGCTGCGGGAGACGGTCGGCCTGTGGCTGGCCCTGCTCACGGCACCGTCGACGGAGCCCGCGCCGCCTCCGCCCGCGCTCGGCACCTCCGACAGGCTCCCGGACACCGGCTGGAGCGCCGTCCAGCGTGCCCGTTCTCCCGAACGACCCCGCGCGCAGGCCTATTTGGACGCGTACTTCACGCGCCGGGCCGCCATCGCCGGGGACCGCTGCGGCGGCACCGACGACGGGATGCTCTGCGGATTCGGCTTCAGCTCCGGCTCCGGCTCCGGCTCCGGCTCCGGCGAGCACGGCGGGCGGGTCGTCGCGTACGCCGCCCAGACCGGCACCGCCACCCGCCCCGCCGGCTACCGCACCGCCACCCGGCTGATCCGGCTGGCGGACCGACTCGGCATCCCCGTACTCACGTTGGTGGACACACCTGGTGCGGCCAACGACGCCGAGGCGGAGCGGCAGGGCGTCGGTGCCGCGATCGCGGAGCTGTTCGGCGCGGTGGCGACCGCCCGTACGCCCCTCACCACGCTGTTGATCGGCGAGGGCGGCTCGGGCGGCGCGCTCGCCCTGGCCGCGCCCGGCAACACCTGGGCCACGCCGGACAGTTACTTCTCGGTCATAGCCCCCGAACTGGCGGCCGCGATCCTCAAACGCCCGCCCGAGGAGGCGCCCGGCACCGCCGACCAGCTCCGCGTCCGCCCCCAGGACCTGGTCGCCCTGGGGGTCGTACGCGGCATCGTGCCCGGTGGCGCCGCTACCTCACCCCCACCGCCCGGATGA
- a CDS encoding S8 family serine peptidase — MTRGPARRGAALLSAGLVFALLPMGRAAARDAGTPPSPQPASTARTVTLVTGDTVTVTDLPGGKKTVTVERPRGATGAVRTQVVGGAVSVVPDEALPYLRAGTLDRRLFDVSALIRQGLSDRKTGETPLIVGYGKGARAVTPSGATRTRSLTSIGAAAVDADKGRTFWRSWTRQGGIEHVWLDARVEADMAESNAQIGTRAAWDAGLTGDGVTVAVLDTGVDTTHPDLAGRVSRSKSFIDGEEVADRNGHGTHVTSTVGGSGAASDGTERGVAPGATLAVGKVLSDQGAGSESQIIAGMEWAARDVRARIVSMSLGSTEASDGTDPMAEAVDTLSEETGALFVVAAGNTGAPSSIGSPGAADSALTVGAVDSSDRAAYFTSAGPRHGDNALKPDLAAPGVDIRAARSQLAPGTGYYTSMSGTSMATPHVAGVAALLAEQHPDWTGARLKDALMSTSEQLDASVYQLGAGRVSVPDAVGARVTATGSADLGFHRWPHDADRPVTKTVTYSNSSDTTVELSLAVRGAPAGVATLADTALTVPAHGTAATTVTGDGSKAPVGETSGQIVASAGGAPVAHTAFGLVKEAERYSLTVHVKDRAGAATAAGLVVQRLAAGTDPYPASVGDSGTLALRLAPGTYSLTSFLDVRGGHGADSLGLGFLAAPEITLDRDRAITLDGSRLREVEADVDRRTETRQLLMEYDRSGGGSDLFGAVQVPLTYDSVFAAPTPKVTEGSFEYRTVWRLGKPLLEVRGIREAVVQSGGTLTEGRSRPPLVDVGSFTGGVLTGVRGRAVLARLGDGVEPTALAQAAQDAGAKALFVTDDSAGRLTAWWGTDDNADRPLQIATVNAADAARLRAAGGRIDMTGTPNTPYVYDLSEGHRGRIPDRDLTYRPGRRELATVRARFHAVRPVGGGEFRYSLTDAFPVGIGFRERIDYPAERTDHVSTGPGQLWHESVTVGDGTLEERGGLNRYQGGAHTALDWFKPVWHPWLGTGLGWGQERSGAMMRFNTPGWGDSGPDHTGFGDVWSDDSGMTQVTAVHQDGTLVDRRTGSGAYVWDAPADEHTYKVVTDTTLDPDRWKLSTKGHAEWTFRSSATPDDRWTFLPLLNLAFDIGTGLTGDVRGGGRVPVGLFASYVAGAPDTGTIGAGHLEVSYDDGTSWQPVRLSGGTASWHGTLTVPGTAHHISLRASARDDRGGSVEQEIIRAVGVR; from the coding sequence ATGACCAGAGGACCAGCGAGACGCGGGGCGGCACTGCTGTCGGCCGGGCTCGTGTTCGCCCTGCTGCCCATGGGGCGGGCGGCCGCGCGGGACGCCGGCACCCCGCCGTCCCCGCAACCCGCCTCCACCGCCCGCACCGTCACCCTTGTCACCGGTGACACCGTGACCGTCACCGACCTCCCCGGCGGGAAGAAGACCGTCACCGTCGAGCGGCCCCGAGGGGCCACCGGAGCGGTGCGCACCCAGGTCGTGGGCGGCGCCGTCAGCGTCGTACCCGACGAGGCCCTGCCCTATCTGCGGGCCGGCACGCTCGACCGGCGGCTGTTCGACGTGAGCGCGCTGATCCGGCAGGGGCTCAGCGATCGGAAGACCGGCGAGACCCCGCTGATCGTGGGCTACGGCAAGGGCGCGCGGGCCGTCACACCGAGCGGTGCCACCAGGACGCGCTCGCTCACGAGCATCGGCGCCGCCGCCGTCGACGCCGACAAGGGGCGGACCTTCTGGCGGTCCTGGACCCGGCAGGGCGGCATCGAGCACGTCTGGCTCGACGCGCGGGTCGAGGCCGACATGGCCGAGAGCAACGCGCAGATCGGTACGCGGGCCGCGTGGGACGCCGGGCTCACGGGCGACGGCGTCACCGTCGCCGTGCTCGACACCGGCGTCGACACCACTCACCCCGACCTCGCCGGCCGGGTGTCCCGGAGCAAGAGCTTCATCGACGGGGAGGAGGTCGCCGACCGCAACGGCCACGGGACCCACGTCACCTCGACCGTCGGCGGCAGCGGCGCCGCCTCCGACGGCACGGAGCGCGGCGTCGCGCCCGGTGCCACGCTCGCCGTCGGCAAAGTGCTCAGCGACCAGGGCGCGGGAAGCGAGTCCCAGATCATCGCGGGCATGGAATGGGCCGCGCGGGACGTGCGTGCCAGGATCGTCTCGATGAGCCTCGGATCGACCGAGGCCAGCGACGGGACCGACCCCATGGCCGAGGCCGTCGACACCCTCTCCGAGGAGACCGGCGCCCTCTTCGTCGTCGCCGCGGGAAACACCGGTGCCCCCTCCTCGATCGGCTCGCCCGGCGCCGCCGACTCCGCGCTGACCGTCGGCGCCGTCGACTCATCCGACCGGGCCGCCTACTTCACCAGCGCCGGCCCGCGCCACGGCGACAACGCCCTCAAGCCCGACCTCGCCGCACCCGGCGTCGACATCCGCGCCGCCCGCTCCCAGCTCGCCCCCGGCACCGGCTACTACACCTCCATGAGCGGTACGTCGATGGCGACGCCCCATGTCGCGGGGGTCGCCGCGCTCCTCGCCGAGCAGCACCCCGACTGGACCGGCGCGCGGCTCAAGGACGCGCTGATGTCCACGTCCGAGCAACTCGACGCCTCCGTATATCAGTTGGGGGCGGGTCGGGTCAGTGTGCCGGACGCCGTCGGCGCCCGCGTCACCGCGACGGGCAGCGCCGACCTCGGCTTCCACCGCTGGCCCCATGACGCCGATCGACCCGTCACGAAGACGGTCACCTACTCCAACTCCTCCGACACGACGGTCGAGTTGAGCCTCGCCGTGCGGGGCGCGCCCGCCGGTGTCGCCACCCTCGCCGACACCGCACTCACCGTGCCCGCCCACGGCACCGCCGCCACCACCGTGACCGGCGACGGCTCCAAGGCTCCGGTGGGAGAGACGAGCGGGCAGATCGTCGCCTCGGCCGGCGGCGCGCCCGTCGCGCACACCGCCTTCGGGCTGGTCAAGGAGGCGGAGCGGTACTCCCTCACCGTGCACGTCAAGGACCGCGCCGGGGCCGCGACCGCCGCCGGCCTCGTGGTGCAGCGGCTGGCCGCCGGGACCGACCCCTATCCGGCGTCCGTCGGTGATTCCGGCACCCTCGCGCTGCGGCTCGCACCGGGAACGTACAGCCTGACCTCCTTCCTCGACGTGCGCGGCGGCCACGGCGCCGACTCGCTCGGCCTCGGCTTCCTCGCCGCGCCCGAGATCACCCTCGACCGGGACCGTGCCATCACCCTGGACGGCAGCAGGCTGCGGGAGGTCGAGGCCGACGTCGACCGGCGCACCGAGACCCGGCAGCTGCTCATGGAGTACGACCGCAGCGGCGGCGGCTCCGACCTGTTCGGCGCCGTACAGGTGCCCCTCACGTACGACAGCGTCTTCGCCGCGCCCACCCCGAAGGTCACCGAGGGCAGCTTCGAGTACCGGACCGTGTGGCGGCTCGGGAAGCCGCTCCTGGAGGTCAGGGGGATACGGGAGGCGGTCGTGCAGTCCGGCGGCACACTGACCGAAGGGCGCAGCCGGCCGCCGCTCGTCGATGTCGGGTCCTTCACCGGCGGCGTGCTCACCGGCGTCCGGGGCAGGGCCGTGCTCGCGCGGCTCGGCGACGGCGTCGAGCCCACCGCCCTCGCCCAGGCCGCCCAGGACGCCGGCGCCAAGGCCCTGTTCGTGACCGACGACAGCGCCGGACGCCTGACCGCCTGGTGGGGGACGGACGACAACGCGGACCGGCCGTTGCAGATCGCCACGGTGAACGCGGCGGACGCGGCCCGGCTGCGGGCGGCCGGGGGGAGGATCGACATGACCGGGACGCCGAACACGCCCTATGTGTACGACCTCTCGGAAGGTCACCGGGGGCGGATTCCCGACCGTGACCTGACCTATCGGCCGGGCAGGCGTGAACTCGCCACAGTGCGGGCCAGGTTCCACGCCGTGCGGCCGGTGGGCGGCGGCGAGTTCCGGTACTCGCTCACGGACGCCTTCCCCGTCGGGATCGGCTTCCGGGAGCGGATCGACTACCCGGCCGAGCGAACGGACCACGTGTCCACCGGCCCCGGTCAGCTGTGGCACGAGTCGGTGACGGTCGGGGACGGCACGCTGGAGGAGCGCGGCGGGCTCAACCGCTACCAGGGCGGGGCGCACACGGCCCTCGACTGGTTCAAGCCGGTCTGGCATCCGTGGCTCGGCACCGGGCTCGGCTGGGGGCAGGAGCGCTCCGGCGCCATGATGCGGTTCAACACGCCCGGCTGGGGGGACTCCGGGCCCGACCACACCGGCTTCGGCGACGTGTGGAGCGACGACAGCGGCATGACCCAGGTCACCGCCGTCCACCAGGACGGCACGCTCGTCGACCGGCGGACCGGCTCCGGCGCCTACGTGTGGGACGCGCCGGCCGACGAGCACACCTACAAGGTCGTCACGGACACCACCCTGGACCCGGACCGCTGGAAGCTGTCCACGAAGGGCCACGCCGAGTGGACCTTCAGGTCCTCCGCCACCCCCGACGACCGCTGGACCTTCCTGCCGCTGCTCAACCTCGCCTTCGACATCGGCACCGGCCTCACGGGCGACGTGCGGGGCGGCGGCCGGGTGCCGGTCGGGCTCTTCGCCTCCTACGTCGCGGGCGCCCCGGACACCGGGACCATCGGCGCCGGGCACCTCGAAGTGTCGTACGACGACGGGACGTCCTGGCAGCCGGTCCGCCTCTCGGGCGGCACCGCCTCCTGGCACGGGACGCTCACCGTGCCCGGCACCGCCCACCACATCTCCCTGCGCGCCTCGGCGCGCGACGACCGGGGCGGCTCGGTCGAGCAGGAGATCATCCGGGCGGTGGGGGTGAGGTAG